The Salminus brasiliensis chromosome 3, fSalBra1.hap2, whole genome shotgun sequence genome contains a region encoding:
- the slc2a3a gene encoding solute carrier family 2, facilitated glucose transporter member 3a, which yields MKMEGEKKQVTCYLLFSLGTAVIGSLQFGYNTGVINAPEQKLQAFFNETWVQRYGKPIEPGVCTFVWSLAVAIFSVGGMVGSFSVGVVADKFGRRRSMFIVNVLALIGGTLMGLCTLCSSFEMVIIGRLVIGLFCGLFTGLTPMYVGEVSPTPLRGAFGTLHQLGVVVGILISQVFGLEFLLGSDKLWPLLLALTVIPAILQCLLLPFCPESPRYLLINLNKEEEARKALVRLRGFEDVSKDMQEMKEESAKMNMEKKVTIPELFRTATYRQPLLIAVVLQLSQQLSGINAVFYYSTGIFESAGVTQPIYATIGAGVVNTVFTVVSLFLVERAGRRTLHLIGLGGMAVSALLMTIALLLKHIESLSYLSIGAVFAFVAMFEMGPGPIPWFIVAELFSQGPRPAAMAVAGFSNWTANFIVGISFPKLEKLCGPYVFIIFMAFLILFFVFTFFRVPETKGRTFEDIAREFSRAPPPTTASVEETGGVVVSTSPVKEKVPLVAANSESEEKPSSSVKVTSETTKGEEKSESATEQLMKSSTDEKSNSTVQESV from the exons ATGAAGATGGAGGGGGAGAAG AAACAAGTAACATGCTACCTCCTGTTCTCTCTGGGTACGGCTGTTATTGGCTCCCTGCAGTTTGGCTACAACACAGGGGTCATCAATGCACCTGAACAG AAACTGCAAGCGTTCTTCAATGAAACATGGGTTCAACGTTATGGGAAGCCCATCGAACCTGGAGTGTGCACCTTTGTATGGAGCTTAGCAGTGGCCATCTTCAGTGTCGGTGGCATGGTGGGCTCCTTCAGTGTTGGTGTTGTGGCAGACAAGTTCGGAAG ACGTAGGTCTATGTTCATAGTGAATGTCTTGGCCCTGATTGGTGGAACTCTGATGGGGCTGTGCACTCTCTGCTCTTCCTTTGAGATGGTTATCATTGGTCGGCTGGTTATCGGGCTGTTCTGTGGCCTGTTCACTGGTCTTACTCCAATGTATGTTGGGGAAGTATCACCAACCCCTCTCCGTGGAGCCTTTGGCACTCTGCACCAGCTGGGTGTGGTAGTTGGCATCTTGATTTCTCAG GTCTTTGGTCTGGAGTTTCTTCTTGGCTCTGATAAGCTGTGGCCTCTACTGCTAGCTCTGACTGTGATACCAGCTATATTACAGTGCTTGCTACTGCCTTTCTGCCCTGAGAGCCCCCGCTACCTACTTATAAACCTCAATAAGGAGGAAGAGGCTCGAAAAG CACTCGTGCGTCTTCGTGGCTTTGAGGATGTGTCGAAGGACATGCAGGAAATGAAAGAGGAGAGTGCAAAGATGAACATGGAGAAAAAGGTTACCATCCCTGAGCTTTTCCGTACTGCGACGTACCGTCAGCCTCTTCTCATCGCTGTTGTTCTCCAGCTGTCTCAGCAGCTCTCCGGCATCAATGCT GTGTTCTACTACTCAACAGGTATTTTTGAGTCTGCGGGTGTGACACAGCCTATATACGCTACCATTGGAGCTGGAGTTGTCaacactgtttttactgtggTCTCA CTCTTCCTTGTTGAGAGGGCTGGACGAAGGACATTGCACCTTATTGGCTTGGGTGGTATGGCTGTCAGCGCTCTGCTAATGACCATCGCCCTCCTATTG AAGCATATCGAGTCTCTGAGCTACCTGAGCATTGGAGCAGTGTTTGCCTTTGTGGCTATGTTCGAGATGGGCCCAGGACCGATCCCCTGGTTCATTGTGGCCGAGCTTTTCTCCCAAGGGCCACGTCCTGCTGCCATGGCCGTTGCTGGATTCTCTAACTGGACAGCCAACTTTATTGTGGGCATCAGTTTCCCCAAACTTGAG AAACTTTGTGGGCCATATGTGTTTATCATTTTCATGGCCTTCCTTATCCTCTTCTTCGTCTTCACATTCTTCCGTGTTCCTGAGACCAAAGGGAGAACCTTTGAAGACATTGCTCGAGAATTCAGCAGGGCTCCGCCTCCTACAACTGCATCTGTAGAGGAGACGGGTGGAGTTGTGGTGTCCACTTCTCCAGTAAAGGAGAAAGTTCCATTGGTGGCAGCCAATTCTGAATCAGAGGAGAAACCCAGTTCTTCTGTGAAAGTTACTTCAGAGACCACAAAGGGTGAGGAGAAATCTGAGTCTGCTACAGAGCAACTGATGAAATCCTCTACAGATGAGAAATCTAAttccactgtccaggaaagtgtgtag